A DNA window from Borrelia sp. HM contains the following coding sequences:
- the map gene encoding type I methionyl aminopeptidase: MKLRLKSREEINKIRASAVLLAQTFLEIEKNIVPGISTMALDKIASDFITKNGGKSAFKGYNGFRGTICASVNEEVIHGIPGARKLKEGDVISIDCGVILNGFYSDMAKTFRIGKVSSEVDKLLEVGEISLYKGISEMKVGNRILDISRAIENYIKPFGFGIVREYTGHGVGFALHEEPSIPNYYEPFFKNIRIQEGMVLAIEPMVNLKGHKVSIKNDGWTVFASDFSYSVHFEHTVAVVDGKPLILSKI; the protein is encoded by the coding sequence TTGAAATTAAGATTAAAATCTAGAGAAGAGATTAATAAAATCAGAGCATCAGCAGTACTTTTAGCTCAGACTTTTTTAGAAATTGAAAAAAATATTGTGCCTGGAATTAGTACAATGGCGCTTGATAAAATTGCTAGTGATTTTATTACTAAAAATGGAGGCAAATCTGCTTTTAAAGGATATAATGGATTTAGGGGAACTATTTGTGCTTCTGTAAATGAAGAAGTGATTCATGGAATTCCTGGTGCAAGAAAACTAAAAGAGGGTGATGTTATTAGTATTGATTGTGGAGTTATTTTAAATGGATTTTATAGTGATATGGCTAAGACTTTTAGGATTGGCAAAGTAAGTTCTGAAGTTGATAAATTATTAGAAGTGGGGGAGATTTCTCTTTATAAAGGAATTTCTGAAATGAAAGTTGGTAATCGAATTTTAGATATATCAAGAGCTATAGAAAATTATATTAAACCATTTGGCTTTGGAATCGTTCGTGAATATACAGGGCATGGTGTCGGTTTTGCTTTGCATGAAGAACCAAGCATACCCAATTATTATGAGCCTTTTTTTAAGAATATTAGAATTCAAGAAGGTATGGTTTTAGCAATTGAACCGATGGTAAATTTAAAGGGACACAAGGTTTCTATTAAGAATGATGGTTGGACGGTATTTGCTTCTGATTTTAGCTATTCTGTTCATTTTGAGCATACTGTTGCTGTTGTTGATGGGAAGCCTTTGATTTTAAGCAAAATTTAG
- a CDS encoding phosphoribosyltransferase — translation MKKFISYEEIRINGLKLAYKIYKDGFIPDIMYVSLRGGAYLGNIISEFFKFIKLEKPLLYAAVVARSYDVSNHQKEIMIDGWTYDPKYLRAGDKVLFVDDIFDTGRTIIYLRDEVLKRGIDSKNVKIAVYDYKDRRCVDCKPDYYVNKYSTEDDINTWIHYSNHELIDLTENEYKLSFTNLDDELNDILKFLSKNFSLH, via the coding sequence ATGAAAAAATTTATTTCTTATGAAGAGATAAGAATAAACGGTCTTAAACTTGCTTATAAAATTTATAAAGATGGATTTATTCCTGATATTATGTATGTCTCTTTAAGAGGTGGTGCTTATCTTGGCAATATTATTAGCGAATTTTTTAAGTTTATTAAGCTAGAAAAACCTCTTCTTTATGCTGCGGTTGTTGCAAGGTCTTATGATGTTTCAAATCATCAAAAAGAAATAATGATAGATGGATGGACTTATGATCCAAAATATTTAAGAGCAGGAGATAAGGTGTTATTTGTTGATGATATTTTTGATACTGGACGTACTATTATCTATTTGCGAGATGAAGTCTTAAAAAGAGGCATAGATAGTAAAAATGTTAAGATTGCTGTTTATGATTATAAAGATCGTAGATGTGTGGATTGTAAGCCAGATTATTATGTTAATAAATATTCAACAGAAGATGATATAAACACTTGGATACATTATAGCAATCATGAGTTAATAGATTTAACAGAAAATGAGTACAAACTTAGTTTTACCAATTTAGATGATGAGTTAAATGATATTTTGAAATTTTTGTCAAAAAACTTTAGTTTGCATTAA
- a CDS encoding thiolase family protein: protein MEKIAVLDGLRSPITKFGGVLKGLNIIDISADIIRALLNKNGIDRVDEVIIGNVISAGLGQNIARQITLKASLNEMIPAFTVNKVCGSGLKSLELAFNSIALGNSDIILAGGIEDLSNAPYLLPRVVRFNGLRFGDFKMEDSIYKDALIDTPSSTVMGLTAENLAEKYEITREMQDQFAYDSHMKAISARDIGYFDDEIYPLSVFDKKLKLQHVIRSDEEIRDNLSLEKLSSLKPVFKEGGTVTAGNSSSLNDGACFLILASENFVKKLGVQPLAYIGGFKSVGLNPLYMGFGAYLAIEEIIKKFGLSPSDINFIEINEAFAAQSLSVLKALNQKFGINNNIVNVHGGAIALGHPFAVSGSRILLTLARLMRMNDKSKGIVSLCIGGGQGIAAFLYR, encoded by the coding sequence ATGGAAAAAATAGCAGTTCTTGATGGACTTAGATCTCCGATTACTAAATTTGGGGGAGTATTAAAGGGACTCAATATTATTGATATATCTGCAGATATTATTAGGGCTTTGCTTAATAAAAATGGTATTGATAGAGTTGATGAGGTTATTATTGGAAATGTCATTTCAGCAGGACTTGGGCAAAATATTGCTAGGCAAATTACTTTAAAAGCCAGTTTAAATGAAATGATACCTGCTTTCACTGTAAACAAAGTTTGTGGTTCTGGACTTAAATCTTTGGAACTTGCTTTTAACTCTATTGCTCTTGGTAATAGTGATATTATTTTGGCTGGTGGTATAGAAGATTTAAGTAATGCGCCTTATCTTTTACCAAGGGTTGTTAGATTTAATGGTTTAAGGTTTGGTGACTTTAAAATGGAAGACTCAATATATAAAGATGCATTAATTGATACTCCAAGTAGTACTGTAATGGGACTTACAGCAGAAAATTTAGCAGAAAAGTATGAAATTACTAGGGAAATGCAAGATCAGTTTGCGTATGATTCTCATATGAAAGCGATTTCAGCAAGAGATATCGGATATTTTGATGATGAAATATATCCACTTTCAGTTTTCGATAAGAAGCTAAAACTTCAACATGTTATACGTAGTGATGAAGAAATACGTGATAATTTAAGTTTAGAGAAACTTTCTTCTTTAAAACCTGTATTTAAAGAAGGAGGTACTGTTACTGCTGGTAATTCTTCTAGTTTAAATGATGGAGCTTGTTTCCTAATATTGGCTAGTGAGAATTTTGTTAAAAAGCTAGGAGTACAACCTTTAGCTTATATTGGTGGTTTTAAAAGTGTAGGATTAAACCCCCTTTATATGGGATTTGGAGCTTATCTTGCTATTGAGGAGATTATAAAGAAATTTGGATTGAGCCCAAGTGACATTAATTTTATTGAAATAAATGAAGCTTTTGCAGCACAGTCTTTAAGTGTGTTAAAAGCTTTAAATCAAAAATTTGGTATAAATAATAATATTGTTAATGTTCATGGAGGAGCTATTGCATTGGGTCATCCATTTGCAGTTAGTGGCTCAAGAATTTTATTAACTCTTGCACGTCTTATGAGGATGAATGACAAATCAAAAGGAATAGTATCCCTTTGTATTGGTGGTGGACAAGGTATAGCAGCTTTCTTATATAGATAA
- a CDS encoding trypsin-like peptidase domain-containing protein — MKKNFISVFFASLLALATGFFVGIYYLGFDKNTIVFAQEKGKHAVQSLQESFKSASKNILPSTVAVYATGIAKVKDPFNFLFFFDMPGLNVERKTHRVGSGVVIGKDSKKSNLFYALTNSHIVDDANEFEIITYVDKTYKAKLVGMDDKKDVALISFEASDTDIKVAELGDSDELEVGDWVIAVGHPHNFSFSVTAGIISGLHRSANPNLKGRNSFIQTDAAINRGNSGGPLVNMNGEVIGINTWISSPSGGSVGLGFAIPINNAKSVIDILMSGKKSESAWMGVSLHYGKNKDPEFLKSLGYEDDSISAAVITGIYEKTSAFIAGLKPGDVISKINGVKMNFSYDVRQYINDFYAQEKIKIEILRGKEKKDIDIELSAKPKVNNEKGIIPNVKLIPGFTVYPLTNEVRIQLGLRNWINGVVIDSIDSSLGENPQILTGDVITAVNSNSIKSIRDFYDAVELKKKNNYSLLRAGKTMKVSF; from the coding sequence ATGAAGAAAAATTTTATTTCTGTATTTTTTGCTAGTTTGCTAGCTTTAGCCACTGGATTTTTTGTTGGAATATATTATTTGGGGTTTGATAAAAATACTATTGTTTTTGCACAGGAAAAAGGCAAACACGCTGTACAATCTCTTCAAGAATCATTTAAGAGTGCATCTAAGAATATTTTGCCATCAACTGTTGCGGTCTATGCTACTGGGATAGCTAAAGTTAAAGATCCTTTTAATTTTTTGTTTTTTTTCGATATGCCAGGACTTAATGTTGAAAGAAAGACACATAGGGTTGGTTCTGGAGTAGTTATTGGAAAAGATTCTAAGAAATCTAATTTATTTTATGCTCTTACAAACAGTCATATTGTGGATGATGCTAATGAATTTGAGATTATAACTTATGTTGATAAGACTTATAAAGCAAAGTTAGTAGGTATGGATGATAAAAAAGATGTTGCACTCATTAGTTTTGAAGCTAGTGATACAGATATTAAAGTAGCTGAACTTGGTGATAGTGATGAACTTGAGGTAGGGGATTGGGTGATTGCTGTTGGGCATCCTCATAACTTTAGTTTTTCAGTTACTGCTGGTATTATAAGTGGTCTTCATCGTTCAGCAAATCCTAATTTGAAGGGAAGAAATTCATTTATTCAAACAGATGCTGCTATTAATCGCGGTAATTCTGGTGGTCCTCTTGTAAATATGAATGGAGAAGTGATTGGGATAAATACTTGGATATCTTCTCCTTCTGGAGGTAGTGTTGGGCTTGGTTTTGCTATACCTATTAATAATGCTAAGAGTGTTATTGATATTTTAATGAGCGGTAAGAAGTCTGAGTCAGCTTGGATGGGAGTTTCTTTGCATTATGGAAAAAATAAGGACCCAGAATTTCTTAAAAGTTTAGGATATGAAGATGATTCTATTTCAGCAGCAGTTATTACAGGTATTTATGAGAAGACATCTGCTTTTATAGCAGGTCTTAAACCAGGTGATGTAATTAGCAAGATCAATGGTGTTAAAATGAATTTTTCCTATGATGTTAGACAATATATTAATGATTTTTATGCACAAGAGAAAATTAAAATTGAAATTTTAAGAGGGAAAGAAAAAAAGGATATTGATATAGAACTTAGTGCTAAACCTAAGGTAAACAATGAAAAAGGAATTATACCAAATGTAAAATTAATTCCAGGGTTTACTGTTTATCCTTTAACTAATGAAGTTAGGATTCAACTTGGTTTGAGAAATTGGATTAATGGAGTTGTCATAGATAGTATTGATTCAAGTTTAGGTGAAAATCCTCAAATTTTAACAGGTGATGTTATTACGGCTGTTAATTCAAATAGCATTAAAAGCATAAGAGATTTTTATGATGCTGTTGAGCTTAAGAAAAAGAATAATTATAGTCTTTTAAGAGCAGGTAAAACTATGAAAGTTTCTTTTTAG
- the dnaB gene encoding replicative DNA helicase, whose product MAFTSVSAASTLLFNEGAEKAVISSIFYNPEKVEEASLYLKPDDFYNQNHEMIFRAMISLYEKRENIDPITVFEEVSALTPKSQLLNNFKALTGLQDYLNFLSGYLPTDKTINVYAKIVKEHRIRRDISKISRELNDLANDSTKKVDQFVEEAQRQILSIELDYSSKNLNHAKVIAERVHAEIYERSMKRREANFGIPSGFKRVDSLIGGFRDSDFIIIGARPSIGKTAFALNIASSIALKHDKRWKVGFFSLEMTSDALIKRIIASQANIDSFKIQNSILSGHEIKALNDAVSDISNAELYIEDTANISLLTLATQARKLKRFSDIDIIFVDYISLISLEAKNIPRHEQVASISKSLKELARELKIPIVALSQLTRDTEGREPNLASLRESGALEQDADVVILLHRDKDLKSGSEDESVASAIDTKVIVAKHRNGPTGRADILFLPHVVKFVNKEHERNY is encoded by the coding sequence GTGGCTTTTACTTCAGTAAGTGCAGCCTCTACCCTTCTTTTTAACGAAGGTGCAGAAAAGGCAGTTATTTCAAGTATATTTTACAATCCAGAAAAAGTTGAAGAAGCATCTTTATATCTAAAGCCAGATGATTTTTATAATCAAAATCATGAAATGATTTTTAGGGCTATGATTTCTCTTTATGAGAAAAGGGAAAACATTGATCCAATAACTGTATTTGAAGAGGTATCTGCCCTTACACCTAAGTCACAGCTTTTAAATAATTTTAAAGCTTTAACAGGATTGCAAGATTACTTGAATTTTCTCTCAGGATATCTTCCAACTGATAAAACCATAAATGTTTATGCAAAAATCGTTAAAGAGCATCGTATTCGAAGAGATATTTCTAAAATTTCTAGAGAACTCAATGATTTGGCAAATGATTCTACGAAAAAAGTTGATCAATTTGTAGAAGAAGCCCAAAGACAGATTCTTTCAATTGAACTAGATTATTCTAGTAAAAATCTTAATCATGCAAAAGTTATTGCTGAAAGAGTACATGCTGAAATATATGAGAGGAGCATGAAAAGACGAGAGGCTAATTTTGGAATTCCAAGTGGGTTTAAAAGGGTTGATAGTCTTATTGGGGGTTTTAGAGATAGTGATTTTATTATTATTGGTGCTCGTCCTAGTATTGGTAAGACTGCATTTGCACTCAATATTGCCTCAAGTATTGCATTAAAGCATGATAAGAGATGGAAAGTAGGGTTTTTTTCTCTTGAAATGACTTCTGATGCCTTAATTAAAAGAATAATAGCATCTCAAGCTAATATTGATAGCTTTAAAATTCAGAATAGTATTTTGTCAGGTCATGAAATTAAGGCGCTCAATGATGCTGTAAGTGATATTAGTAATGCTGAGCTTTATATTGAAGATACTGCTAATATTAGCTTATTAACACTTGCAACTCAGGCTAGGAAACTTAAGAGGTTTTCTGATATAGACATAATATTTGTTGATTATATTAGTCTTATTTCTCTTGAAGCTAAAAATATTCCAAGGCACGAACAGGTAGCCTCAATTAGTAAATCACTCAAAGAACTTGCCAGAGAGCTTAAGATTCCCATTGTTGCCCTTTCTCAGCTGACAAGAGATACTGAGGGGCGAGAACCTAATCTTGCTAGTTTAAGAGAATCTGGAGCATTAGAGCAAGATGCAGATGTTGTTATTTTACTTCATAGAGATAAGGATTTAAAAAGTGGTTCTGAGGATGAATCAGTTGCAAGTGCTATTGATACAAAGGTTATTGTTGCTAAGCATAGAAATGGGCCAACAGGAAGGGCTGATATATTATTTTTGCCGCATGTTGTTAAATTTGTTAATAAAGAACATGAACGTAATTATTAG
- the nusB gene encoding transcription antitermination factor NusB, protein MDLIRHKARVLAFQKIYSIDINCRARDNIYDIFGLEDHGIDLEEELKLFYSFLVNGTCDNLESIDKLISDISFNWRLDRMDKVDLAILRMSVYSLKFQDLEEVPRRFIIDEAILIAKKYGSKNSYKFINGILDALLKKMENYFESK, encoded by the coding sequence ATGGATTTAATTCGGCATAAAGCTAGAGTATTAGCTTTTCAAAAGATTTACAGTATTGATATTAATTGTAGGGCAAGAGATAATATTTATGATATTTTTGGTCTTGAAGATCATGGGATTGATTTAGAAGAAGAGTTAAAATTATTTTATTCTTTTTTAGTTAATGGTACTTGTGATAATTTAGAATCTATTGATAAATTGATTTCTGATATTTCTTTTAATTGGCGTTTAGATCGGATGGATAAAGTTGATCTTGCTATATTGAGAATGAGTGTGTATTCACTTAAATTTCAAGATTTAGAAGAGGTTCCAAGAAGGTTTATAATAGATGAGGCTATTTTGATTGCCAAAAAATATGGTAGTAAAAATTCTTATAAATTTATTAATGGTATACTTGATGCTTTGTTAAAAAAAATGGAGAACTATTTTGAAAGCAAATAA
- a CDS encoding peptidylprolyl isomerase, which translates to MSNFLCFLLFFFVGMTSFAQNTPIVIINLHSNQIITKTEFDSRLDTLKKTQGRDLSNAEKKQVLQILIADILFSQEALKQGIKIADEEVIQTIKAQFGLANLADAQLKQIIESQGTNWNELLSSMKRSLSSQKLILRTAQPKFSEIKVPSEKEILEYYEANKTKFVNPDIARISHIFFSSKDKKRSEVLSKAKDIASQIKSKKITFEEAVRKYSNDEGSKTKNGDFGFLTRGDQRVQNVLGLDFIKEVFMLNKGNISQPIPSKEGFHIVKVTETYSQRFLDIKDKVSPNVDMTVKDLIKNNMINLDQQKIIAKIQQELYDKLNKSASIQILDSSLK; encoded by the coding sequence ATGAGTAATTTTTTATGTTTTCTGTTATTTTTTTTTGTAGGAATGACTTCTTTTGCTCAAAACACTCCTATTGTAATTATCAATTTGCATAGTAATCAAATTATTACTAAAACAGAATTTGATTCTAGATTAGATACATTAAAAAAGACACAGGGTAGAGATTTAAGTAATGCTGAAAAAAAGCAAGTTTTGCAAATTTTAATAGCTGATATTCTTTTTTCTCAAGAAGCTTTAAAGCAAGGAATTAAAATTGCAGATGAAGAGGTTATTCAAACAATTAAAGCTCAATTTGGACTTGCAAATCTTGCAGATGCTCAGCTTAAACAAATTATAGAAAGTCAAGGTACTAATTGGAATGAACTTTTGTCTTCAATGAAAAGATCGCTTTCTTCACAGAAATTGATTTTAAGAACAGCTCAGCCCAAATTTTCAGAAATAAAGGTGCCAAGTGAAAAGGAAATACTTGAGTATTATGAAGCTAATAAAACTAAATTTGTTAATCCTGATATAGCAAGAATTAGTCATATTTTCTTTTCTTCAAAAGATAAAAAGAGATCAGAAGTTCTATCAAAGGCAAAGGATATTGCAAGTCAGATAAAATCAAAAAAAATTACCTTTGAAGAAGCTGTTAGAAAATATTCAAATGATGAGGGTTCTAAGACTAAAAATGGTGATTTTGGATTTTTGACAAGAGGAGATCAAAGAGTACAAAATGTTCTTGGCCTAGATTTTATTAAAGAAGTTTTTATGCTTAATAAGGGGAATATTTCTCAACCAATACCATCAAAAGAAGGTTTTCATATAGTGAAAGTTACTGAAACTTATTCGCAGAGATTTTTAGATATTAAAGATAAGGTATCTCCTAATGTAGATATGACTGTTAAGGATCTTATAAAGAATAATATGATTAATTTGGATCAACAAAAAATTATTGCTAAAATACAACAAGAGCTTTATGATAAGCTAAATAAATCTGCTAGTATACAAATTTTAGATTCTAGTTTGAAGTAA
- a CDS encoding tetratricopeptide repeat protein, with amino-acid sequence MKANKVFLFFIVFFVFCASVFIYLNFNPYVLYLLKGKRDFNELIAEVDDYFLKENLDGAQKAIKLCSYYADTEYNWLSLIKRARLYSMKVDNYLLMRDILNIGVKNLPGNLKLRALEVHSKLKVGDILEAYNVAKQYLMGYEEYKNLYDEAFIKRLTLSYDVEDTKNFLIRIEKEKDPMIFETIGLSLNNNAFLINAMLLYIERKDFDSAKRILSKINEDKNFARELAYISYGLGNLDFTIFNLKLINNNSEPSLMFLLADAYLKKGDIHNAKIEYLRLYTEFPDYSMMVYLGLAFIAKKENDFKRAIIYLNKANERFKGDEIMSYYLANTYFEAGDCFNASEIVKKYKNSPLFFKLNFVLNYSNFNYEAKKSFLWRLFYRSNYSADIAQLLAWNLLLYSDLRDLDLFFKIYNPIDEVQDWYYFYRFYYFFLKKDLYVAEKVIYDNQVGKYLYGVYYNLGVLKFYQKDYKAAEEYFDKTVSFLPFTLDDKNKMTLDECEDIAKIYLKRGINYLYLGQFEDGRESILMSRSFHEINAGKLYINMIEMIKERN; translated from the coding sequence TTGAAAGCAAATAAAGTATTTTTATTTTTTATTGTATTTTTTGTTTTTTGTGCTTCAGTTTTTATTTATTTAAATTTTAATCCATATGTTTTATATCTTTTGAAGGGTAAACGGGACTTTAATGAGCTTATTGCAGAAGTTGATGATTATTTTTTAAAGGAAAATTTAGATGGTGCTCAAAAGGCAATCAAGTTGTGTTCTTATTATGCTGATACTGAATATAATTGGCTTTCTCTTATTAAAAGGGCAAGACTTTATTCTATGAAAGTTGATAATTATCTGTTGATGAGAGATATTTTAAATATAGGGGTTAAGAATTTGCCAGGGAATTTAAAACTCAGAGCACTTGAAGTACATTCTAAACTTAAAGTAGGTGATATTTTAGAGGCTTATAATGTTGCAAAGCAGTACCTTATGGGATATGAAGAATATAAAAATTTGTACGATGAGGCTTTTATTAAAAGATTGACTTTAAGTTATGATGTAGAAGATACTAAAAATTTTTTAATTAGAATAGAAAAAGAAAAAGACCCGATGATTTTTGAGACTATAGGTTTAAGTCTTAATAATAATGCCTTTTTAATTAATGCAATGCTATTATATATAGAAAGAAAGGATTTTGATTCTGCCAAAAGAATACTTTCAAAGATAAATGAAGATAAAAATTTTGCAAGAGAGCTTGCTTATATTTCTTATGGTCTTGGCAATTTAGATTTTACCATTTTCAATCTTAAACTTATTAATAATAATAGTGAACCGAGTTTAATGTTTTTATTGGCCGATGCTTATTTAAAGAAGGGTGATATTCATAATGCTAAAATTGAATATTTAAGACTTTATACTGAATTTCCTGATTATAGCATGATGGTATATCTTGGACTGGCATTTATTGCTAAAAAAGAAAATGACTTTAAACGAGCTATTATTTATTTGAATAAAGCTAATGAAAGGTTTAAAGGTGATGAAATAATGAGTTATTATTTAGCCAATACTTATTTTGAAGCTGGTGATTGTTTTAATGCAAGTGAGATTGTAAAAAAATATAAGAATAGTCCTTTGTTTTTTAAACTTAATTTTGTATTGAATTATTCTAATTTCAATTATGAAGCTAAAAAATCTTTTTTATGGCGTTTATTTTATAGATCAAATTATAGTGCAGATATTGCTCAGCTTTTAGCATGGAATTTGCTTCTTTATTCTGATCTAAGAGATTTAGATTTATTTTTTAAGATTTATAATCCTATTGATGAAGTTCAAGATTGGTATTATTTCTATAGGTTTTATTATTTTTTCCTTAAAAAGGATTTATATGTTGCAGAGAAAGTAATTTATGATAATCAAGTGGGAAAGTATTTATATGGGGTTTATTATAATCTTGGAGTTTTAAAGTTTTATCAAAAAGATTACAAAGCAGCTGAAGAATATTTTGATAAAACAGTTTCTTTTTTACCTTTCACTCTTGATGATAAAAATAAAATGACTTTAGACGAATGTGAGGATATAGCAAAAATATATTTAAAGCGTGGAATTAATTATCTTTATTTAGGGCAATTTGAAGATGGACGTGAGTCTATTTTAATGTCTCGTTCTTTTCATGAAATTAATGCAGGTAAGCTTTATATTAATATGATAGAAATGATTAAGGAAAGGAATTAA
- the rplI gene encoding 50S ribosomal protein L9, with product MRVILKEDLINIGKEGDIVDVKDGFARNYLLPKGFAVFSNKHNIDIFNQKKRAILKRQEIRQKMALELKGKLDGIKLEFVMQSNDSDKLFHSINSLNISEELLKLGFEIERRKIDIHHGTLKSFGIYDVTIKLYEGISTIIKVEVKREDKKDSLKHSKSIEKEI from the coding sequence ATGAGAGTAATATTAAAAGAAGATCTTATTAACATTGGAAAAGAAGGTGATATTGTTGATGTGAAAGATGGCTTTGCAAGAAATTATTTATTGCCAAAAGGTTTTGCTGTTTTTTCAAATAAACATAATATTGATATTTTTAATCAAAAAAAGAGAGCAATACTTAAGAGACAAGAAATAAGACAAAAAATGGCTCTTGAACTTAAGGGAAAGCTTGATGGGATTAAGTTGGAATTTGTCATGCAGTCTAATGATAGTGACAAGTTATTTCATAGTATTAATAGCTTAAATATTTCCGAAGAACTTTTAAAACTTGGTTTTGAGATCGAGAGAAGAAAAATAGATATACATCATGGTACATTAAAGTCTTTTGGGATTTATGATGTTACTATCAAGCTTTATGAAGGAATTAGTACTATAATTAAAGTTGAAGTAAAAAGAGAAGATAAAAAAGATTCTCTTAAACACTCTAAAAGTATTGAAAAGGAAATTTAA
- the rpsR gene encoding 30S ribosomal protein S18, translating into MYKDVDSSQRDSRTDGHQDGFKKNPNFRFFKKKTCKFCDIDKVPDYKDFDFLKKFITDQGKILPRRITGTSAKHQRCLALEIKKARYMALLPFVKK; encoded by the coding sequence ATGTATAAAGATGTAGATTCTAGTCAGAGAGATTCAAGAACTGATGGACATCAAGATGGTTTTAAAAAAAATCCTAATTTTAGGTTTTTTAAGAAAAAAACATGTAAGTTTTGTGATATAGATAAAGTTCCTGATTATAAAGATTTCGATTTCCTTAAAAAATTTATTACTGATCAAGGGAAAATATTACCTAGAAGAATTACAGGTACTTCTGCTAAGCATCAAAGGTGTCTTGCATTAGAGATTAAGAAAGCTAGATATATGGCTTTGCTTCCTTTTGTAAAGAAGTAA